From the genome of Vanessa atalanta chromosome 30, ilVanAtal1.2, whole genome shotgun sequence, one region includes:
- the LOC125075319 gene encoding zinc finger protein 37-like isoform X3 — protein sequence MEPNDSEFKLEFETAKNICRCCLSTDKRMTKIESYRGFFIDLADIIVSESDGLPQWLCYECSALLLKSVRFKQKVINAHTMLYDYHSRCAPFPVDVQDPELTKYASPYLSKSNVLVFDTSRSKNGYHKVLEHDKPNYLSNLIDINVPVDAEILDDNISIKDEYVFSEGDDDQPLLVIRDKNLEDLIATDIKEEKKEKKKKVKKKIKSKSLRAVEDKLDIDVNLEASEPKRSVLRKPIEIDETKIRIIKLDPTEQLKQREEESKATLKFPFQCQLCFKGFNFEVKLKNHMFKHSPARGPYKCELCTMHFPSAYSSSVHALTHTRRFECVTCGRRMADRLAMINHYRSQHEGVLSVFTCDICGKISNNDKTHRGHMRNHHSGTRVKCDECGKSFVNRDSLVEHQLIHQGIKNYECEECGKKFRTRNQIRHHMVKHSDAKDFYCVECDVRFKSAHTLRQHLKRSSKHKDKKSLKFECGACGKRFETAAQLAAHTRVQHEGVREHRCGACGAALASRASLNKHARAVHAGLRAPPAHVCHTCGKMFRAKSTLVNHVRTHTGEKPYECGVCGRRFAQRTAMRTHIKLVHLKIHRSARIKPKLPPPETAPKSEIYKNESPLMFEWGRQNAQCEYFTVTAGP from the exons atggAGCCGAACGACAGTGAATTCAAACTGGAATTTGAGACGGCGAAAAACATATGTCGGTGTTGTTTATCAACAGACAAAAGAATGACGAAAATTGAATCATACCGTGGGTTTTTCATCGATTTAGCAGATATTATT gtGTCAGAATCAGATGGCTTACCGCAATGGCTCTGTTACGAATGCAGCGCTCTACTGCTTAAGAGTGTTCGTTTCAAACAAAAAGTTATCAACGCCCATACGATGTTATACGATTATCATAGTCGATGCGCGCCG TTTCCTGTGGACGTTCAAGATCCAGAATTAACGAAATATGCGAGTCCGTATTTAAGTAAATCAAACGTACTTGTTTTTGATACGAGTCGAAGTAAAAATGGCTACCACAAGGTTCTAGAG CACGACAAACCGAATTATCTAtcaaatttaatagatataaatgtACCGGTTGACGCTGAAATATTAGACGACAATATATCTATAAAGGATGAGTATGTTTTTTCGGAAGGGGATGACGACCAACCGTTACTCGTGATAAG GGATAAGAATCTCGAAGATCTCATCGCAACTGATATTAAAGaagagaaaaaagaaaaaaagaagaaagtcaagaagaaaattaaatcgaaatcaCTCAGAGCCGTTGAAGATAAATTAGATATAGA TGTAAATTTAGAGGCTTCAGAACCAAAGAGAAGTGTTCTCAGAAAACCGATAGAAATAGATGAAACGAAAATTAGAATCATTAAATTGGATCCGACTGAGCAGTTGAAGCAGCGAGAG gAAGAAAGTAAAGCGACGCTCAAGTTCCCCTTCCAGTGTCAGCTGTGTTTCAAAGGTTTCAATTTCGAGGTTAAACTCAAGAATCACATGTTCAAACATAGTCCG GCGCGCGGCCCGTACAAGTGCGAGCTGTGCACGATGCACTTCCCGAGCGCGTACTCGTCGTCCGTGCACGCGCTGACGCACACGCGGCGCTTCGAGTGCGTCACGTGCGGCCGCCGCATGGCCGACAGGCTCGCTATGATCAACCACTACAG ATCTCAACATGAAGGCGTACTTTCTGTGTTCACTTGCGATATCTGCGGGAAGATTTCCAA CAACGACAAAACTCATCGCGGTCACATGCGAAACCACCACTCGGGGACTCGCGTCAAGTGTGACGAGTGCGGGAAGAGTTTCGTGAACAGGGACTCGCTCGTGGAGCATCAGCT AATACATCAAGGCATCAAAAACTACGAATGCGAGGAATGCGGCAAGAAGTTCCGAACGAGGAATCAAATCCGACACCACATGGTCAAACACAGCGACGCCAAAGATTTCTACTGCGTCGAATGTGACGTGAG ATTTAAGTCGGCGCACACACTCCGACAGCACTTGAAGAGGAGTTCCAAGCATAAGGACAAGAAGAGCTTGAA GTTCGAGTGCGGCGCGTGCGGCAAGCGCTTCGAGACGGCGGCGCAGCTGGCGGCGCACACGCGCGTGCAGCACGAGGGCGTGCGCGAGCACCGCtgcggcgcgtgcggcgccGCGCTGGCCTCGCGCGCCTCGCTCAACAAGCACGCGCGCGCCGTGCACGCCGGCctgcgcgcgccgcccgcgcacGTCTGCCACACCTGCGGGAAGATGTTCCGC GCGAAGTCGACGCTCGTGAACCACGTGCGCACGCACACGGGCGAGAAGCCGTACGAGTGCGGCGTGTGCGGGCGGCGCTTCGCGCAGCGCACGGCCATGCGCACGCACATCAAGCTCGTGCACCTCAAGATACACCGCAGCGCGCGG ATCAAACCGAAGTTACCTCCGCCGGAAACAGCACCAAAGTCTGAGATATACAAGAATGAATCGCCCCTCATGTTCGAGTGGGGGCGACAGAACGCCCAGTGCGAGTACTTCACCGTCACAGCGGGGCCTTGA
- the LOC125075319 gene encoding zinc finger protein 37-like isoform X1, whose product MEPNDSEFKLEFETAKNICRCCLSTDKRMTKIESYRGFFIDLADIIVSESDGLPQWLCYECSALLLKSVRFKQKVINAHTMLYDYHSRCAPFPVDVQDPELTKYASPYLSKSNVLVFDTSRSKNGYHKVLEHDKPNYLSNLIDINVPVDAEILDDNISIKDEYVFSEGDDDQPLLVISRTNRDKNLEDLIATDIKEEKKEKKKKVKKKIKSKSLRAVEDKLDIDVNLEASEPKRSVLRKPIEIDETKIRIIKLDPTEQLKQREEESKATLKFPFQCQLCFKGFNFEVKLKNHMFKHSPARGPYKCELCTMHFPSAYSSSVHALTHTRRFECVTCGRRMADRLAMINHYRSQHEGVLSVFTCDICGKISNNDKTHRGHMRNHHSGTRVKCDECGKSFVNRDSLVEHQLIHQGIKNYECEECGKKFRTRNQIRHHMVKHSDAKDFYCVECDVRFKSAHTLRQHLKRSSKHKDKKSLKFECGACGKRFETAAQLAAHTRVQHEGVREHRCGACGAALASRASLNKHARAVHAGLRAPPAHVCHTCGKMFRAKSTLVNHVRTHTGEKPYECGVCGRRFAQRTAMRTHIKLVHLKIHRSARIKPKLPPPETAPKSEIYKNESPLMFEWGRQNAQCEYFTVTAGP is encoded by the exons atggAGCCGAACGACAGTGAATTCAAACTGGAATTTGAGACGGCGAAAAACATATGTCGGTGTTGTTTATCAACAGACAAAAGAATGACGAAAATTGAATCATACCGTGGGTTTTTCATCGATTTAGCAGATATTATT gtGTCAGAATCAGATGGCTTACCGCAATGGCTCTGTTACGAATGCAGCGCTCTACTGCTTAAGAGTGTTCGTTTCAAACAAAAAGTTATCAACGCCCATACGATGTTATACGATTATCATAGTCGATGCGCGCCG TTTCCTGTGGACGTTCAAGATCCAGAATTAACGAAATATGCGAGTCCGTATTTAAGTAAATCAAACGTACTTGTTTTTGATACGAGTCGAAGTAAAAATGGCTACCACAAGGTTCTAGAG CACGACAAACCGAATTATCTAtcaaatttaatagatataaatgtACCGGTTGACGCTGAAATATTAGACGACAATATATCTATAAAGGATGAGTATGTTTTTTCGGAAGGGGATGACGACCAACCGTTACTCGTGATAAG cagAACAAATAGGGATAAGAATCTCGAAGATCTCATCGCAACTGATATTAAAGaagagaaaaaagaaaaaaagaagaaagtcaagaagaaaattaaatcgaaatcaCTCAGAGCCGTTGAAGATAAATTAGATATAGA TGTAAATTTAGAGGCTTCAGAACCAAAGAGAAGTGTTCTCAGAAAACCGATAGAAATAGATGAAACGAAAATTAGAATCATTAAATTGGATCCGACTGAGCAGTTGAAGCAGCGAGAG gAAGAAAGTAAAGCGACGCTCAAGTTCCCCTTCCAGTGTCAGCTGTGTTTCAAAGGTTTCAATTTCGAGGTTAAACTCAAGAATCACATGTTCAAACATAGTCCG GCGCGCGGCCCGTACAAGTGCGAGCTGTGCACGATGCACTTCCCGAGCGCGTACTCGTCGTCCGTGCACGCGCTGACGCACACGCGGCGCTTCGAGTGCGTCACGTGCGGCCGCCGCATGGCCGACAGGCTCGCTATGATCAACCACTACAG ATCTCAACATGAAGGCGTACTTTCTGTGTTCACTTGCGATATCTGCGGGAAGATTTCCAA CAACGACAAAACTCATCGCGGTCACATGCGAAACCACCACTCGGGGACTCGCGTCAAGTGTGACGAGTGCGGGAAGAGTTTCGTGAACAGGGACTCGCTCGTGGAGCATCAGCT AATACATCAAGGCATCAAAAACTACGAATGCGAGGAATGCGGCAAGAAGTTCCGAACGAGGAATCAAATCCGACACCACATGGTCAAACACAGCGACGCCAAAGATTTCTACTGCGTCGAATGTGACGTGAG ATTTAAGTCGGCGCACACACTCCGACAGCACTTGAAGAGGAGTTCCAAGCATAAGGACAAGAAGAGCTTGAA GTTCGAGTGCGGCGCGTGCGGCAAGCGCTTCGAGACGGCGGCGCAGCTGGCGGCGCACACGCGCGTGCAGCACGAGGGCGTGCGCGAGCACCGCtgcggcgcgtgcggcgccGCGCTGGCCTCGCGCGCCTCGCTCAACAAGCACGCGCGCGCCGTGCACGCCGGCctgcgcgcgccgcccgcgcacGTCTGCCACACCTGCGGGAAGATGTTCCGC GCGAAGTCGACGCTCGTGAACCACGTGCGCACGCACACGGGCGAGAAGCCGTACGAGTGCGGCGTGTGCGGGCGGCGCTTCGCGCAGCGCACGGCCATGCGCACGCACATCAAGCTCGTGCACCTCAAGATACACCGCAGCGCGCGG ATCAAACCGAAGTTACCTCCGCCGGAAACAGCACCAAAGTCTGAGATATACAAGAATGAATCGCCCCTCATGTTCGAGTGGGGGCGACAGAACGCCCAGTGCGAGTACTTCACCGTCACAGCGGGGCCTTGA
- the LOC125075319 gene encoding zinc finger protein 37-like isoform X2 → MEPNDSEFKLEFETAKNICRCCLSTDKRMTKIESYRGFFIDLADIIVSESDGLPQWLCYECSALLLKSVRFKQKVINAHTMLYDYHSRCAPFPVDVQDPELTKYASPYLSKSNVLVFDTSRSKNGYHKVLEHDKPNYLSNLIDINVPVDAEILDDNISIKDEYVFSEGDDDQPLLVIRTNRDKNLEDLIATDIKEEKKEKKKKVKKKIKSKSLRAVEDKLDIDVNLEASEPKRSVLRKPIEIDETKIRIIKLDPTEQLKQREEESKATLKFPFQCQLCFKGFNFEVKLKNHMFKHSPARGPYKCELCTMHFPSAYSSSVHALTHTRRFECVTCGRRMADRLAMINHYRSQHEGVLSVFTCDICGKISNNDKTHRGHMRNHHSGTRVKCDECGKSFVNRDSLVEHQLIHQGIKNYECEECGKKFRTRNQIRHHMVKHSDAKDFYCVECDVRFKSAHTLRQHLKRSSKHKDKKSLKFECGACGKRFETAAQLAAHTRVQHEGVREHRCGACGAALASRASLNKHARAVHAGLRAPPAHVCHTCGKMFRAKSTLVNHVRTHTGEKPYECGVCGRRFAQRTAMRTHIKLVHLKIHRSARIKPKLPPPETAPKSEIYKNESPLMFEWGRQNAQCEYFTVTAGP, encoded by the exons atggAGCCGAACGACAGTGAATTCAAACTGGAATTTGAGACGGCGAAAAACATATGTCGGTGTTGTTTATCAACAGACAAAAGAATGACGAAAATTGAATCATACCGTGGGTTTTTCATCGATTTAGCAGATATTATT gtGTCAGAATCAGATGGCTTACCGCAATGGCTCTGTTACGAATGCAGCGCTCTACTGCTTAAGAGTGTTCGTTTCAAACAAAAAGTTATCAACGCCCATACGATGTTATACGATTATCATAGTCGATGCGCGCCG TTTCCTGTGGACGTTCAAGATCCAGAATTAACGAAATATGCGAGTCCGTATTTAAGTAAATCAAACGTACTTGTTTTTGATACGAGTCGAAGTAAAAATGGCTACCACAAGGTTCTAGAG CACGACAAACCGAATTATCTAtcaaatttaatagatataaatgtACCGGTTGACGCTGAAATATTAGACGACAATATATCTATAAAGGATGAGTATGTTTTTTCGGAAGGGGATGACGACCAACCGTTACTCGTGATAAG AACAAATAGGGATAAGAATCTCGAAGATCTCATCGCAACTGATATTAAAGaagagaaaaaagaaaaaaagaagaaagtcaagaagaaaattaaatcgaaatcaCTCAGAGCCGTTGAAGATAAATTAGATATAGA TGTAAATTTAGAGGCTTCAGAACCAAAGAGAAGTGTTCTCAGAAAACCGATAGAAATAGATGAAACGAAAATTAGAATCATTAAATTGGATCCGACTGAGCAGTTGAAGCAGCGAGAG gAAGAAAGTAAAGCGACGCTCAAGTTCCCCTTCCAGTGTCAGCTGTGTTTCAAAGGTTTCAATTTCGAGGTTAAACTCAAGAATCACATGTTCAAACATAGTCCG GCGCGCGGCCCGTACAAGTGCGAGCTGTGCACGATGCACTTCCCGAGCGCGTACTCGTCGTCCGTGCACGCGCTGACGCACACGCGGCGCTTCGAGTGCGTCACGTGCGGCCGCCGCATGGCCGACAGGCTCGCTATGATCAACCACTACAG ATCTCAACATGAAGGCGTACTTTCTGTGTTCACTTGCGATATCTGCGGGAAGATTTCCAA CAACGACAAAACTCATCGCGGTCACATGCGAAACCACCACTCGGGGACTCGCGTCAAGTGTGACGAGTGCGGGAAGAGTTTCGTGAACAGGGACTCGCTCGTGGAGCATCAGCT AATACATCAAGGCATCAAAAACTACGAATGCGAGGAATGCGGCAAGAAGTTCCGAACGAGGAATCAAATCCGACACCACATGGTCAAACACAGCGACGCCAAAGATTTCTACTGCGTCGAATGTGACGTGAG ATTTAAGTCGGCGCACACACTCCGACAGCACTTGAAGAGGAGTTCCAAGCATAAGGACAAGAAGAGCTTGAA GTTCGAGTGCGGCGCGTGCGGCAAGCGCTTCGAGACGGCGGCGCAGCTGGCGGCGCACACGCGCGTGCAGCACGAGGGCGTGCGCGAGCACCGCtgcggcgcgtgcggcgccGCGCTGGCCTCGCGCGCCTCGCTCAACAAGCACGCGCGCGCCGTGCACGCCGGCctgcgcgcgccgcccgcgcacGTCTGCCACACCTGCGGGAAGATGTTCCGC GCGAAGTCGACGCTCGTGAACCACGTGCGCACGCACACGGGCGAGAAGCCGTACGAGTGCGGCGTGTGCGGGCGGCGCTTCGCGCAGCGCACGGCCATGCGCACGCACATCAAGCTCGTGCACCTCAAGATACACCGCAGCGCGCGG ATCAAACCGAAGTTACCTCCGCCGGAAACAGCACCAAAGTCTGAGATATACAAGAATGAATCGCCCCTCATGTTCGAGTGGGGGCGACAGAACGCCCAGTGCGAGTACTTCACCGTCACAGCGGGGCCTTGA
- the LOC125075357 gene encoding zinc finger protein 729-like, with the protein MEEPMFQQPKMEDVYPSKIEGHFLDAKPQDQYPPAMPEDYAMPKEELAYPPPKVEDQIIPRPGPMPNRPPTKFISVTSSALTEEQRAMYESVLSTWKPVMFPKRTKRYICQKCNKEFKNYQNLYLHTTRVHSSEESAVICDICDKTFKNKHYLYMHRMNKHYSDSEKCYCQFCLQEFRTRRALHMHVKRIHPNTLPEIKCPECGKEFAVPYKLRYHMDNCHRPDKDKYKCHICQKLYKSHLNLNRHLHFQHSQVERHPCVFCPMTFKSRHHMKRHILNIHPPLESKVTCPECLKEFKNDQYLKEHMQVHTSFEKKVKCDLCDKFFHSAVRLKKHKKIVHPNKPKIRCEKCDKEFAHAHYLRRHNNSVHVEVDESNYQHECDQCGKKFKIKRYLNNHLQRHEQQHLKRISQMVKTVMDDGEAPPKTTKKRGRPRNARKEIEFIKCEPVSSSESESGETDSESE; encoded by the coding sequence ATGGAGGAGCCAATGTTCCAACAACCAAAAATGGAAGATGTGTATCCTTCGAAAATAGAGGGACACTTCCTTGATGCGAAACCCCAGGATCAATACCCCCCAGCTATGCCTGAAGATTATGCTATGCCTAAAGAAGAACTCGCGTACCCACCTCCTAAGGTCGAAGATCAAATCATACCAAGACCCGGCCCTATGCCCAATCGGCCCCCCACGAAATTCATAAGCGTCACCAGCTCAGCATTAACCGAAGAACAGAGAGCCATGTATGAGTCTGTTCTATCGACTTGGAAACCAGTTATGTTTCCAAAACGGACCAAGCGATACATATGCCAGAAGTGCAACAAGGAATTCAAGAACTACCAAAACCTATACCTCCATACGACAAGGGTGCATTCTTCCGAGGAGTCAGCGGTTATCTGTGACATATGtgataaaacatttaagaaTAAACACTATTTATACATGCACCGGATGAACAAACACTACTCCGACTCGGAGAAGTGCTATTGCCAGTTCTGTCTCCAGGAGTTTCGGACGAGGCGAGCCCTACACATGCATGTTAAGCGTATACACCCAAACACATTGCCAGAAATAAAATGTCCGGAGTGCGGTAAAGAGTTCGCCGTGCCGTACAAGTTGAGATATCACATGGACAATTGCCACAGACCCGACAAAGACAAATATAAGTGTCATATCTGTCAAAAGTTGTACAAAAGTCACCTGAATCTGAACAGACATCTCCATTTCCAGCACTCGCAAGTGGAGAGACATCCGTGCGTGTTTTGCCCGATGACGTTTAAATCTCGACACCATATGAAACGGCACATCCTAAACATACATCCGCCTCTCGAGTCCAAGGTGACCTGTCCCGAATGCTTGAAGGAGTTCAAGAACGATCAGTACTTAAAGGAGCACATGCAAGTTCACACGTCCTTCGAGAAGAAGGTCAAGTGTGACTTGTGTGATAAGTTCTTTCATTCAGCGGTACGTTTGAAGAAGCACAAGAAAATCGTGCACCCGAATAAACCGAAGATACGCTGCGAGAAGTGCGACAAGGAGTTCGCGCACGCGCACTACCTGCGCCGCCATAACAACTCGGTACACGTTGAAGTCGATGAAAGCAACTACCAGCACGAATGCGATCAGTGCGGAAAGAAATTCAAGATCAAGAGATACCTGAACAACCACTTGCAAAGACACGAGCAGCAGCACCTGAAACGCATATCGCAGATGGTGAAAACGGTTATGGACGACGGGGAAGCCCCACCAAAGACGACGAAGAAACGGGGAAGGCCCCGAAACGCCAGGAAGGAAATCGAGTTCATAAAATGCGAGCCGGTTTCCAGTTCCGAATCGGAATCCGGCGAAACGGATTCCGAATCAGaataa
- the LOC125075359 gene encoding tubulin beta chain-like, with translation MREIVHLQAGQCGNQIGSKFWEIISDEHGIDTTGHYHGDSDLQLERIQVYYNEASDGKRFVPRAVLIDLEPGTMDAIRSSTYGQLFRPDNYVFGQSGAGNNWAKGHYTEGAELVDSVMDVVRKEAEPCDCLQGFQLTHSLGGGTGSGLGTLLLSKLREEYPDRIVNTFSVTPSPKVSDTVVEPYNATLSVHQLVENTDETFCIDNEALYDICFRTLRLSSPTYGDLNHLVSLTMSGVTTCLRFPGQLNADLRKLAVNMVPFPRLHFFMPGFAPLTARNSQSYRALTVAELTQQMFSPVNMMAACDPRHGRYLTVAAIFRGRMSMKDVDEQMLSVQDKNSSYFVEWIPNNVKVAVCDVPPRGLKMAATFVGNSTAIQEIFKRISEQFTLMFRRKAFLHWYTGEGMDEMEFTEAESNMNDLVSEYQQYEEVGVDDEFDEQEVQAEEEYPEE, from the exons atgcgTGAAATAGTGCATTTGCAGGCGGGGCAGTGCGGCAACCAGATTGGCTCGAAG TTCTGGGAGATAATATCAGACGAACATGGTATTGATACAACGGGTCACTATCACGGGGACAGCGACTTGCAGTTGGAGAGAATACAAGTCTACTACAATGAGGCATCTGatg GCAAGAGGTTCGTCCCAAGGGCGGTGCTCATCGACCTTGAACCGGGGACGATGGATGCCATCAGGTCTTCGACTTATGGGCAGCTGTTTAGACCTGATAACTACGTGTTTGGGCAGAGTGGTGCTG GTAACAACTGGGCGAAGGGACACTACACTGAAGGAGCAGAGTTGGTAGATTCTGTGATGGATGTTGTCAGAAAAGAAGCTGAACCGTGTGATTGTTTACAag GTTTCCAACTGACCCATTCTCTTGGAGGTGGAACGGGATCTGGTTTAGGTACACTGTTGCTGAGTAAGCTACGTGAAGAGTACCCTGACAGAATTGTTAATACATTCAGTGTTACACCTTCGCCTAAG GTATCAGATACTGTGGTGGAGCCGTACAATGCTACACTATCCGTCCACCAATTGGTCGAGAACACTGACGAGACCTTTTGCATAGACAACGAAGCGCTGTATGACATCTGCTTCAGGACCCTCAGACTCTCATCACCGACCTATGGAGATTTGAATCACTTAGTATCC CTCACTATGTCCGGTGTGACGACTTGTCTGCGTTTTCCGGGACAACTTAACGCTGACTTGAGAAAACTTGCTGTCAATATGGTGCCCTTCCCGCGTTTACACTTCTTTATGCCTG gATTCGCGCCTCTAACTGCGCGAAACAGTCAAAGTTATCGAGCTCTCACTGTAGCGGAATTAACGCAGCAG ATGTTCAGTCCCGTGAACATGATGGCTGCATGTGATCCGCGTCACGGCCGTTACCTAACTGTCGCCGCCATCTTCAGAGGACGCATGTCTATGAAGGATGTCGACGAACAGATGCTCAGCGTGCAGGATAAAAACAGCAG TTACTTCGTAGAATGGATACCCAACAATGTGAAAGTAGCTGTGTGCGACGTTCCCCCGCGTGGACTCAAGATGGCCGCCACTTTCGTGGGCAACTCCACCGCCATACAGGAGATATTTAAGCGTATATCTGAACAGTTCACATTGATGTTCAGGAGGAAG GCATTTCTACATTGGTACACGGGTGAGGGTATGGATGAAATGGAATTCACGGAAGCCGAGAGTAATATGAATGACCTAGTTTCAGAATATCAGCAATATGAG gaaGTAGGTGTTGATGACGAGTTCGATGAACAAGAGGTGCAGGCTGAAGAAGAGTATCccgaagaataa
- the LOC125075362 gene encoding RNA-binding protein 48, with product MEVSDKILLPHHEQQSLCETRLPYRQGRKLTAVKVYSITKESNHLLIFGVPSLNLRQETKALFIKFGKLLQFNISTQHTSEPFTETYHAQYEKTQPARIAKKMLDTKNFYGGILHVCYAPEFETVEETRQKLIQRQRDVVFRLKNLEKEKNEPPKPQMLISDIIVNEPKKLNMGNINTITLGKEIKEVKKKKIKKFKSNHEEIRTTNNETIVECVRTNDESVSNVGNTESIEIVDCTNIDTEVITNINESLNYNKFGTEIIRKIPEKPLNKIQFHISKKS from the exons atggaAGTAAgtgataaaatacttttaccACATCATGAGCAGCAGTCGCTGTGCGAAACAAGACTGCCGTACAGGCAGGGAAGGAAGTTAACCGCTGTTAAG GTATATTCAATAACCAAAGAATCAAACCATCTCCTCATATTTGGTGTACCGTCACTTAATCTACGACAAGAAACAAAAGCACTATTCATAAAATTTGGAAAATTGTTGCAATTCAATATATCGACACAACACACTTCCGAACCATTCACTGAAACATATCACGCTCAATACGAGAAGACACAACCTGCAAGAATAGCCAAGAAAATGCTGGATACGAAAAACTTTTACGGTGGTATACTACATGTTTGTTACGCACCAGAATTCGAAACGGTTGAAGAAACTCGACAGAAGCTTATACAACGTCAACGTGATGTCGTTTTTAGGTTGAAAAATCTAGAAAAAGAGAAGAATGAACCTCCAAAGCCACAAATGTTAATTTCAGACATCATAGTAAATgaaccaaaaaaattaaacatgggAAATATTAACACAATCACCTTAGggaaagaaataaaagaagttaagaagaaaaaaattaaaaaatttaagtccAATCATGAAGAAATTCGTACGACAAATAATGAAACAATCGTAGAATGTGTACGTACCAACGATGAATCCGTTAGCAATGTCGGTAACACAGAAAGTATTGAAATTGTAGACTGTACGAATATTGATACAGAAGTAATTACGAATATCAATGAAAGTTTGAATTACAACAAATTTGGTACTGAAATTATAAGGAAGATTCCAGaaaaacctttaaataaaatacaatttcatataaGCAAAAAGTCAtag